A genomic segment from Leptospira ryugenii encodes:
- a CDS encoding TetR/AcrR family transcriptional regulator — MSRSLQAKKPIRKRAVLERDKLSKRLSIIQTAANLLLTKDYNELSMDEVAFTSKVAKGTLYLYFPTKEDLYLRVHILDYQHWFDDLKVYLEEAKTVQVSFPDWFVGSFDRHTRFLNSLPIVSAILEKNASVETIREFKSALLTEIHEILPEFTKALGFHSQDDAFTFLMQAHAFAIGAWSHCSPSENVKEVLKDNRFQAFQIDYKAFVKKSVEILLSGYR; from the coding sequence GTGAGTCGCAGTCTCCAAGCAAAAAAGCCAATCCGAAAGAGAGCCGTACTGGAACGGGATAAACTTTCGAAACGCTTAAGCATTATCCAGACAGCAGCAAATCTCCTTCTGACAAAAGACTACAATGAGTTGTCAATGGATGAGGTGGCCTTCACATCCAAAGTAGCAAAAGGCACTCTTTATCTGTATTTTCCCACAAAAGAAGATTTATATTTGCGAGTTCACATTCTAGATTACCAACATTGGTTTGATGACCTGAAGGTCTATTTGGAAGAGGCCAAAACAGTACAGGTTTCTTTCCCAGATTGGTTTGTAGGTTCCTTTGATCGCCATACCAGATTCTTAAATTCACTTCCGATTGTTTCAGCGATCTTGGAAAAAAATGCGAGTGTAGAAACCATTCGTGAGTTCAAATCTGCTCTCTTAACAGAAATCCATGAAATCTTACCTGAATTCACAAAAGCCTTAGGATTTCACTCTCAAGACGATGCCTTTACTTTCTTAATGCAGGCACATGCCTTTGCCATCGGCGCTTGGTCACATTGTTCTCCCTCAGAAAATGTCAAAGAGGTTTTGAAAGACAATCGTTTCCAAGCCTTCCAGATCGACTATAAAGCCTTTGTTAAAAAGTCGGTAGAGATTTTGCTGTCTGGTTATAGATAA
- the ahpC gene encoding alkyl hydroperoxide reductase subunit C, with translation MSKINQQIPEFTVEAFHQGAFKKVSKKDVLGKWSVFVFYPADFTFVCPTELGDVADHYDELQKMGVEVYSVSTDTHFVHKAWHEASDTIKKINFPMLGDPAGVLSRGFDVMIEEAGQALRGTFVVNPEGLIKTAEIHDLGIGRSAEELVRKVQAAQYVAQNDGEVCPAKWKPGVKTLKPGLDLVGKI, from the coding sequence ATGTCCAAAATCAACCAACAAATCCCAGAATTTACAGTGGAGGCCTTCCATCAGGGAGCTTTCAAAAAAGTAAGTAAAAAAGACGTACTTGGCAAATGGTCTGTCTTTGTTTTTTACCCAGCAGACTTTACCTTTGTATGCCCAACAGAACTTGGCGATGTCGCTGACCATTACGATGAACTTCAAAAAATGGGTGTCGAAGTATACTCTGTATCAACAGACACACATTTTGTTCACAAAGCTTGGCACGAGGCAAGTGACACCATCAAAAAAATCAATTTTCCAATGTTAGGTGACCCAGCTGGTGTACTATCGCGAGGATTCGATGTCATGATCGAAGAGGCGGGACAGGCACTTAGAGGAACTTTCGTGGTGAATCCAGAAGGTTTGATCAAAACAGCAGAGATACATGACTTAGGTATCGGAAGGTCAGCTGAAGAGTTAGTAAGAAAGGTACAAGCTGCGCAGTATGTTGCCCAAAACGACGGTGAAGTTTGCCCTGCTAAATGGAAGCCAGGTGTGAAGACCTTAAAACCAGGTCTTGACTTAGTAGGAAAAATCTAA
- a CDS encoding transglycosylase domain-containing protein, whose protein sequence is MPFVYLLFVLALTLVVFPVRRADIKNIHSTIVTSEERSLIGRMPTNSDQVAIWIDIKEFPDPLPRLIIEAEDRNFYYHIGFDPLAVYSSLVSHLFSDGRRGGASTITMQLSRILHPEWKKYPVLIRKGLEISNAIQIEFWLNKEEILESYINLVPIHSNAKGFPLASLRYFKKNIRFLSMEESVAFIILMRNPNPSYETFSKRYIKLYESFTKQTFYDHSLLREIYDAIFKAKGENIYALSEEEGHYLQWIKHQYPNQTETFESSLSKEMQSHLLSILNSELQTLKRWNVSNASLIVLSLSPEEKNIVQLKAMIGSKNFWDENEGMVNGSLSYRDAGSTIKPLLYASAIERNLVQIHTIVPDEKMTFSLGGGASYVPRNSDLKYWGELSLAESLSNSRNIPAVSVVNQYGMENFLNTLREFGFTHLRQSPDFYGPGIALGTGGASLFQLTRAYASFPMRGVLPKVFLGKADGQPIYFGETKRMFGEDTAEEIESVLSNAKLRTRAFGRRSYLDFPFPVALKTGTSKDYRNSWTIAWNESFVVGVWVGNFSGDKTMQVSGSFGAGRIVQNVFRYLVQIKPSQNIPSKFTDLINFCKESGALASEDCPKMSLLYSKRKKKPDICKLHRKENFKITHMNFIYPQDGQTFLYHPNDAMMTQMIPVKIRNWSKIPDTDVYWNEKVVKQIPSSGEFRIPIERGDHQLSIRTGEKILDRVVITVK, encoded by the coding sequence ATGCCTTTTGTATATCTACTCTTTGTATTGGCATTAACTCTGGTAGTTTTTCCTGTACGAAGAGCTGATATTAAAAATATTCATTCAACAATTGTTACAAGCGAGGAAAGGTCTCTAATCGGCCGTATGCCGACAAACTCAGATCAGGTGGCAATTTGGATTGATATAAAAGAATTCCCAGATCCATTGCCAAGATTGATTATAGAAGCAGAAGACAGGAATTTCTATTATCATATTGGTTTTGATCCCCTTGCTGTATATTCCTCCTTGGTATCACATTTATTTAGCGATGGTAGGCGTGGTGGAGCATCTACAATCACGATGCAGCTTTCTCGTATCCTTCACCCAGAATGGAAAAAATATCCTGTCCTGATTCGCAAAGGATTGGAGATATCAAACGCAATCCAAATAGAGTTCTGGTTGAATAAGGAAGAAATACTCGAGTCGTACATCAACTTAGTACCGATTCACTCAAATGCAAAAGGTTTCCCCCTTGCCTCACTTCGTTATTTTAAGAAAAATATTCGGTTTTTGTCAATGGAAGAGAGTGTCGCCTTTATTATTCTCATGCGAAACCCAAATCCAAGTTACGAAACCTTTTCGAAAAGATACATAAAGTTATACGAGTCATTTACAAAACAAACATTCTATGACCATTCCTTGCTAAGAGAAATCTATGATGCAATCTTTAAAGCCAAAGGTGAAAATATATACGCGCTCTCTGAAGAGGAGGGACACTATCTTCAGTGGATAAAACACCAATATCCAAACCAGACAGAAACATTTGAATCAAGCCTTTCCAAGGAGATGCAAAGCCACCTTCTTTCCATTTTAAATTCAGAATTACAAACTTTAAAAAGATGGAATGTATCCAATGCTTCGCTAATCGTCTTATCTCTTTCCCCAGAGGAAAAAAATATAGTTCAATTAAAAGCAATGATTGGATCCAAAAATTTTTGGGATGAAAACGAAGGAATGGTGAATGGAAGTCTATCCTATCGAGATGCCGGTAGTACAATCAAACCATTGCTCTATGCCTCTGCAATAGAAAGAAATTTAGTGCAAATCCATACAATCGTGCCCGATGAGAAGATGACATTTTCTTTAGGCGGAGGTGCCAGTTATGTTCCCAGAAATTCAGACTTAAAGTATTGGGGTGAGCTAAGCCTAGCTGAATCACTTTCGAACTCTCGTAATATTCCAGCAGTTTCAGTAGTGAACCAATATGGGATGGAAAATTTTCTCAACACACTTCGCGAATTCGGTTTCACTCATTTACGGCAATCTCCCGATTTTTATGGTCCAGGTATTGCTTTGGGTACGGGAGGTGCCAGTTTATTTCAGCTCACTCGTGCTTATGCGAGTTTTCCTATGAGGGGAGTATTGCCGAAAGTTTTTTTGGGAAAGGCTGATGGTCAGCCAATCTATTTTGGTGAAACAAAACGAATGTTTGGTGAAGATACTGCAGAAGAAATCGAATCTGTTCTTTCGAATGCAAAATTAAGGACACGTGCATTTGGTAGGAGAAGTTATTTAGATTTTCCATTCCCAGTTGCTTTAAAGACAGGTACATCTAAAGACTATCGCAATTCCTGGACCATCGCTTGGAATGAATCTTTTGTCGTAGGAGTATGGGTTGGTAATTTTTCTGGCGATAAAACCATGCAAGTTTCAGGGTCTTTTGGTGCGGGACGAATTGTACAGAATGTGTTTCGTTATTTGGTGCAAATTAAACCCAGCCAAAATATTCCTTCTAAATTTACAGATCTTATAAATTTCTGTAAGGAGAGTGGTGCTTTAGCAAGTGAAGATTGTCCCAAAATGTCTTTATTGTATTCAAAACGAAAAAAAAAGCCTGACATTTGTAAATTGCATCGGAAAGAAAATTTTAAAATTACACATATGAATTTTATTTATCCGCAAGACGGGCAAACATTTCTTTACCACCCCAACGATGCAATGATGACTCAGATGATTCCAGTTAAAATCAGAAACTGGAGCAAAATCCCGGATACAGATGTATATTGGAATGAGAAAGTTGTGAAGCAAATTCCTAGCTCGGGAGAATTTAGAATTCCCATTGAGAGAGGGGATCACCAATTGAGCATCCGCACAGGGGAAAAGATTTTAGATCGTGTTGTGATCACTGTTAAATGA
- a CDS encoding hydrogen peroxide-inducible genes activator: MTLTQLKYIVAVEQHKSFARAAEQCLVAQPTLSLQIQKLEQELGFELFDRKKNPVVTTKIGAEIIKQAKLTLTETDKLYEIAGQFKDEPTGSISIGIIPTVGNYLIPLVYQKLQTELGKVRIQISELPTSSIIEKLESDQLDLGILATPLKISNLVEIPIYYEPFLAYYPEGARDKSKTVTMKNIEKYPLLVLGEEHCFRHQSLKICNHNAIAKIESGSVETLKRMVDMGIGVTLLPKLSISEHSERIVPFESPEPAREVSFVYKTGFFKSKILKKITEIIRKEIPKDLQKKDKFRVVGISLES; this comes from the coding sequence ATGACCCTCACGCAATTGAAATACATCGTAGCTGTCGAACAGCACAAGAGCTTTGCGCGTGCAGCTGAACAGTGTTTGGTAGCTCAGCCTACTCTGAGTTTGCAAATCCAAAAGTTGGAGCAAGAGCTGGGCTTTGAATTGTTTGATCGTAAAAAGAATCCAGTGGTTACGACAAAGATCGGGGCAGAGATAATCAAACAAGCCAAACTAACGTTAACTGAAACGGACAAACTGTACGAGATAGCAGGCCAATTTAAAGACGAGCCCACTGGTAGTATCAGCATTGGCATCATACCAACGGTTGGGAATTATCTCATTCCACTTGTATACCAAAAACTCCAAACAGAATTGGGAAAGGTCAGAATCCAAATTTCTGAACTTCCCACCTCGTCTATCATAGAAAAACTAGAATCCGATCAATTGGATTTGGGCATCTTAGCTACACCTTTAAAGATTTCCAATTTAGTGGAGATTCCTATTTATTATGAGCCATTTTTAGCTTATTATCCCGAAGGTGCTCGGGACAAAAGTAAAACTGTGACAATGAAAAACATAGAGAAATACCCATTACTTGTGTTAGGTGAAGAACATTGTTTCCGTCACCAATCTCTTAAAATTTGCAATCATAATGCCATTGCAAAGATTGAAAGTGGAAGTGTGGAAACGCTCAAACGAATGGTGGATATGGGCATAGGTGTCACACTTTTACCTAAGTTATCCATTTCCGAACATTCTGAACGTATTGTACCCTTCGAAAGCCCGGAGCCTGCTCGGGAGGTAAGTTTTGTTTACAAAACAGGATTTTTTAAATCCAAAATTTTGAAAAAAATCACTGAAATCATTCGTAAGGAAATCCCGAAGGATTTACAAAAGAAAGATAAGTTCCGGGTGGTTGGGATCTCTTTGGAAAGTTGA
- the ahpF gene encoding alkyl hydroperoxide reductase subunit F, which produces MLDEDLKQQVKEYFKNLKSDVVVRLYPGKHESREELVSFLTDLVSLSDRLSLTQPNVEKSGVYFDVYNGKTAVAFDGIPGGHEFSSLVLAILQAGGSPLRLDASLVEAIQQIQDDLQFETYVALDCHNCPEVVQTLNAFSLVNPKIKNVMIDGALFPDRVNEKKIQGVPTVYLNGERFLSGQADTAKIFDKLLESVKLNLAPKETKEDSTVYDVTVIGGGPSGVASAVYTARKGLKVLLIAERMGGQVKDTVGIENIISVPYTTGQELSSTLAKQLESNQVAKRENVRVTMIEPGVIKKIHLNTTEVISTKTIIISTGAKWRELNVPGERENIGKGVAYCPHCDGPFFKNKDVVVVGGGNSGVEAALDLSGIVKSVTLIEFGDQLKADKVLVEKMEQTKNIRSVVSAETKEILSSGDKVTGLIYQDRKDGRQISLETDAVFVQIGLVPNSGFVKDLVQTNRFGEILVDEKCRTSVDGIFACGDVTQTPYKQIVIAMGEGAKAAISAFEHLLHAA; this is translated from the coding sequence ATGTTAGATGAAGATTTGAAGCAACAAGTAAAAGAGTACTTTAAAAATTTAAAAAGTGATGTCGTGGTTCGTTTGTATCCAGGGAAACATGAATCGAGAGAAGAGTTGGTTTCATTTCTGACCGATTTAGTTTCTCTCTCCGATCGGCTATCTTTAACTCAACCAAATGTTGAGAAATCAGGTGTCTACTTTGATGTTTACAACGGTAAAACAGCGGTAGCCTTTGATGGGATTCCAGGAGGACATGAATTTTCTTCTTTAGTATTGGCGATACTTCAAGCTGGAGGTTCTCCTTTGCGATTGGATGCCTCCCTGGTTGAGGCGATTCAACAAATCCAAGATGATCTACAATTTGAAACCTATGTGGCCTTGGATTGTCACAATTGTCCAGAGGTCGTGCAAACCTTAAATGCATTTTCCCTTGTAAATCCTAAGATTAAAAATGTTATGATTGATGGTGCACTGTTTCCGGACAGAGTGAACGAAAAAAAGATCCAAGGAGTTCCCACGGTCTATTTGAACGGAGAAAGATTTCTTTCTGGGCAGGCCGATACCGCTAAAATTTTTGATAAACTATTGGAATCTGTAAAACTAAATTTAGCTCCAAAAGAAACAAAAGAGGACAGTACAGTATATGATGTTACAGTCATTGGAGGAGGGCCTTCTGGCGTTGCCTCTGCTGTATATACGGCAAGAAAAGGACTGAAGGTATTACTCATAGCCGAAAGAATGGGTGGTCAGGTGAAAGATACGGTAGGCATTGAAAATATCATCTCTGTCCCGTATACAACAGGGCAAGAGCTTTCCAGCACCTTGGCTAAACAATTGGAGTCAAACCAAGTTGCAAAGCGAGAGAACGTAAGAGTCACTATGATCGAGCCTGGTGTGATCAAAAAAATACACCTCAATACAACTGAAGTCATTTCAACAAAAACAATTATCATCTCGACGGGTGCAAAGTGGCGAGAGTTGAATGTTCCTGGCGAAAGAGAAAATATCGGCAAAGGTGTGGCCTATTGTCCACATTGTGATGGACCTTTCTTCAAAAACAAAGATGTGGTTGTAGTAGGAGGCGGCAATTCAGGTGTAGAAGCGGCACTGGATTTGAGTGGAATTGTAAAATCTGTCACCTTGATAGAGTTTGGTGACCAACTCAAAGCGGACAAGGTCCTCGTAGAAAAGATGGAGCAAACCAAAAATATACGTAGTGTAGTTTCGGCTGAGACAAAGGAAATACTTTCTTCGGGAGATAAAGTTACAGGTCTAATTTACCAAGATAGGAAAGATGGAAGACAAATCTCTTTAGAGACTGATGCGGTCTTTGTACAGATCGGTTTGGTTCCCAATAGTGGATTTGTGAAGGATCTTGTCCAAACAAATCGATTTGGTGAAATCCTCGTAGATGAAAAATGCCGTACCTCTGTGGACGGGATCTTTGCTTGCGGAGATGTCACTCAGACTCCTTACAAACAGATCGTAATAGCTATGGGTGAGGGTGCAAAGGCCGCAATCAGCGCCTTCGAACACTTACTCCATGCCGCTTAG
- a CDS encoding alpha-2-macroglobulin family protein: MFRLFTVLFLTSFLVSCNAGVYFKGFIRTIKRSILPASCQVDIKLDTSGLEYMEDLWDYEFQISEETNFTEFADAVQLTPNTQVSGANRDWSSTRFSLSYWNLSPGVEYKIKVGKFFSENDCLHSADASDSEYSIPALKVKPHFSLSRQNIFESDQNKILPVYVNNINELNVKTAELSTQALLEALSSKGRLYYESNSGLNWKKSKWKPDLKYNLYSNQGMPLEPYFPKANQGKGWIALSLGANVIGDKNQEEYKTESIFLQSTNLGITSKSDQEAIHVWVHTLSKAEPVQNAQMTLYENGLNRGTCLTDNQGHCVLPALNEKSSLEKSVIIAEHEPSKDKAFLHFYETESDDYYYDDGDYETTNVKGKIFFDRKLYRPGDQVEIKAILAERKINGLVPFAGKKAIIAIRDSEGREITSQTLNTSAQGGVYLSHKIDTDASLGHYNVSINLNDKDGYITSDSFQVEEFRPVNFLVNVKLPKEGIKDKKLNAIVEGRYLFGAPMVGAKYTYSLLRRNRSVYFDEYPDFRFSQSYYDYEDEYGSSRSDYVSGSEGKLGEKGYAEIEIPLTGLEEKFSTKDEDIQILNPLTLLVESSVQDVDGKSVSKSASIPYSPSSHFVGLSAKDRYQAMDKPFQFKVISVGSDKKLQAGKDLTAYIIYNDWTSVLSKGIGKFFFRSNQLEKKIVKTIKLKSELQPKPFEYRAEDSGSYTLLVVNGDKMYSRMDFYAYEKESYYTWDFRSDDSIELRSDKNEYDIGDQAKILIKSPLQNARAIVTIEREKVFETRTLTMKGNSVPLELKIEDAHLPNVKVHVLLLSGRMAAPKDASAEDLKTFLSEDLGAPKAKTGSITLKVNLKTKISELSIKTDKEEYKPGEVVKLSIQTEPNAELTVSVADRGVLDLVGYSYSNPIQIFYQYWNSWVKSFESRTMVIRQYLYENKGDSPGGDYGEESGGGFSVDSESGARKDFRDTAYWNPSAVANSSGKAELSFTLPDNLTTFRVMVVSANQGKFNAGNEEFIVKKSLVLQKTVARFIRVGDELELGGSITNNTKINASFKYKIESPFLQEKSEWQILKLNGGETKEVLRKFVITEQEFTKRKKMANGGEVNVSFTMYVEPNQMDVFPNLKKSDLSDALQVTIPVKDFEPVTSYQTASYTDQEYNANVPLPSEKVTSFYNGNISFRLSATALTGLKNAFDFFETNPYFCMEQRTSAYLLSISAGELLREFDYKVPPGEYYDFKQIEKIFLDEMTKFQVSDGSFRLWKDGYGSRGYPYLTAYVLYGMLLGKEKGKRINQEAYQAGLKYLNEYIKNPTETKKASWQTMALIYEVLSRDGQNVTLIEKTLLDNFTDLNLKSKGIFLLRYAKNHNLQNKETDAIFAGKFKEYASKFTWDKDMIKLNLEDRNLYDYSYYNTASTLAYYLRLLIQIDTNNPKIPDLVKDILLSKQEAYWMDSHSVANLAIALSEYRNRFEATDSQTSALVVLAGDKIIQESFSSNSDRLFKLDLPFEKITNQGTSSQKPLQIKRTSDLGRIYFQTRVFYTPLKDKTQKKEQGLKIQKTIYKIKGRDDDGNPVLEEAKGFTRGNMYLVELVVNSDEVRSFVMITDPIPSSTEVINSSFLTESAEVAEAVDVTEDSWYGGNQEYRDDRVLFSRDYLRKGETKFRYLLRPVAKGNVSMPASKAFMMYRPNIFGNTSTINLKSE, encoded by the coding sequence ATGTTTCGTCTTTTCACCGTTCTTTTTCTCACGAGCTTTTTGGTTTCATGTAATGCAGGGGTCTACTTTAAGGGTTTTATACGCACCATCAAACGTTCCATACTCCCTGCTTCCTGCCAGGTAGATATCAAATTGGATACGAGTGGTTTGGAGTATATGGAAGATTTGTGGGACTACGAGTTCCAAATTTCTGAAGAGACAAACTTTACTGAATTTGCCGATGCCGTCCAGCTCACGCCAAACACCCAAGTAAGCGGAGCCAATCGGGATTGGAGCTCCACTCGTTTTTCCCTATCCTATTGGAACCTTTCACCGGGAGTAGAATACAAAATCAAGGTGGGGAAGTTTTTCTCGGAGAATGATTGCCTTCACTCTGCAGATGCGAGTGATTCCGAATATTCAATTCCTGCACTTAAGGTGAAGCCTCATTTTTCCCTCTCTAGGCAAAACATTTTTGAATCCGATCAAAACAAAATACTACCCGTCTATGTGAACAATATAAACGAACTCAATGTGAAAACGGCCGAACTAAGTACGCAAGCACTCCTTGAGGCACTTAGTAGTAAAGGTCGATTGTACTATGAATCCAATAGCGGACTCAATTGGAAAAAATCAAAATGGAAGCCCGATCTCAAATACAATCTCTACTCGAACCAAGGTATGCCATTGGAGCCTTATTTTCCCAAGGCAAACCAAGGAAAAGGATGGATAGCACTCAGTTTAGGCGCAAATGTCATCGGCGATAAAAACCAAGAAGAGTACAAGACAGAGAGCATTTTTTTACAATCAACCAATTTGGGGATAACGAGTAAGTCCGACCAAGAAGCCATCCATGTTTGGGTTCACACTCTATCCAAAGCCGAGCCCGTACAGAATGCACAAATGACTCTATACGAAAATGGCTTAAATCGTGGCACTTGCCTAACAGACAACCAGGGACACTGTGTCCTTCCAGCTTTAAATGAAAAATCGTCTTTGGAAAAATCAGTGATCATCGCGGAACATGAGCCATCTAAAGATAAGGCGTTTTTACATTTTTATGAAACGGAATCAGATGATTACTATTATGATGACGGTGACTATGAAACTACAAATGTTAAGGGAAAGATATTTTTTGACAGAAAGTTGTATCGTCCGGGAGATCAGGTAGAAATTAAAGCTATCTTAGCAGAGAGAAAGATCAACGGATTGGTGCCCTTCGCTGGCAAAAAGGCCATCATCGCTATCCGGGATTCAGAGGGACGAGAAATCACATCTCAAACATTGAATACAAGTGCGCAAGGCGGAGTCTATCTCTCGCATAAAATTGATACTGATGCTTCATTAGGCCATTATAATGTTAGTATAAACTTAAACGATAAAGATGGATATATCACATCTGATTCCTTTCAAGTTGAAGAATTTAGACCAGTCAACTTTCTTGTAAATGTCAAGTTACCTAAGGAAGGTATTAAGGATAAAAAACTCAATGCCATCGTAGAAGGGCGTTATCTTTTTGGAGCCCCTATGGTCGGAGCCAAATATACGTATTCATTGCTCCGAAGGAATCGTTCTGTTTACTTTGACGAATATCCAGACTTCCGATTTTCACAGTCCTACTATGATTACGAGGATGAATACGGAAGTTCTCGATCCGATTACGTTTCAGGTTCTGAAGGGAAACTGGGTGAGAAAGGATATGCTGAGATTGAAATTCCTCTGACAGGATTGGAAGAAAAATTTTCAACAAAAGATGAAGACATCCAAATCCTAAATCCTTTGACTCTGTTAGTTGAGTCATCGGTGCAAGATGTCGATGGCAAATCAGTCAGTAAATCTGCCTCAATCCCATATTCTCCTTCTTCGCATTTTGTGGGATTGTCTGCAAAAGATAGATACCAAGCCATGGACAAACCATTCCAGTTCAAAGTGATTTCAGTGGGAAGCGATAAAAAATTGCAGGCAGGGAAGGATTTAACTGCCTACATTATTTACAATGACTGGACATCTGTTCTCTCAAAAGGGATTGGCAAATTCTTTTTTCGAAGCAACCAGCTAGAAAAGAAAATAGTAAAAACGATAAAATTAAAATCCGAGCTTCAGCCAAAACCTTTCGAATACCGAGCAGAGGATTCAGGTTCTTATACTCTACTTGTCGTGAATGGTGACAAAATGTACTCCCGAATGGATTTTTATGCCTACGAAAAAGAGTCTTATTACACTTGGGATTTTCGTAGTGATGATTCAATCGAATTGCGCTCAGACAAAAATGAATATGATATCGGAGACCAAGCAAAGATTCTCATCAAATCCCCTTTACAAAATGCTCGGGCAATCGTAACGATCGAAAGAGAAAAGGTATTCGAAACTAGGACGCTTACCATGAAAGGAAATAGTGTTCCATTAGAACTCAAAATTGAAGACGCTCACCTGCCCAATGTTAAAGTGCATGTACTTTTGCTCTCCGGAAGGATGGCAGCTCCCAAGGACGCCTCAGCAGAAGATCTGAAAACCTTTCTGTCCGAGGATTTAGGAGCCCCAAAAGCAAAAACTGGCTCCATCACTCTTAAGGTAAATTTAAAAACCAAAATCTCTGAATTGAGCATTAAAACAGATAAGGAGGAATACAAACCTGGTGAGGTTGTGAAACTTTCGATACAGACCGAACCTAACGCTGAGCTTACGGTATCTGTTGCTGACAGAGGAGTTCTAGATTTAGTTGGCTATTCCTATTCCAATCCTATCCAAATCTTTTATCAATATTGGAATTCTTGGGTAAAATCGTTTGAATCTCGTACGATGGTCATACGCCAATATTTATATGAAAATAAAGGGGATAGCCCAGGTGGGGATTATGGTGAAGAATCCGGTGGTGGTTTTTCCGTGGATTCGGAATCAGGTGCTCGAAAAGATTTTCGCGACACTGCTTATTGGAATCCTTCAGCTGTAGCCAATTCGTCTGGGAAGGCAGAATTGAGTTTTACCTTACCCGATAATTTGACTACCTTTCGGGTAATGGTCGTAAGTGCAAACCAAGGTAAGTTTAATGCGGGCAATGAAGAGTTTATTGTAAAGAAGAGTTTAGTGCTTCAGAAAACAGTAGCGAGGTTCATCCGAGTGGGAGACGAGCTAGAATTAGGTGGAAGCATCACAAACAATACTAAAATCAATGCATCCTTCAAATATAAAATAGAATCTCCTTTTCTCCAAGAGAAATCTGAATGGCAAATCTTAAAATTAAATGGTGGAGAGACAAAGGAAGTTCTAAGAAAATTTGTTATCACAGAGCAAGAATTCACCAAACGGAAAAAAATGGCCAATGGTGGTGAAGTAAACGTTAGCTTCACAATGTATGTGGAACCAAATCAAATGGATGTGTTCCCAAACTTAAAAAAATCAGATCTTAGCGATGCCTTGCAGGTCACTATCCCAGTTAAAGATTTTGAGCCAGTTACCAGTTACCAAACTGCATCCTACACCGACCAAGAATACAATGCGAACGTACCTCTTCCTTCAGAAAAGGTAACATCCTTTTACAATGGAAATATATCCTTTCGACTTTCTGCGACGGCCTTGACTGGTTTGAAAAACGCTTTTGATTTTTTTGAAACAAATCCTTACTTTTGTATGGAACAGAGGACTTCTGCTTATCTTCTTTCTATTAGTGCTGGTGAATTGCTGAGAGAATTTGATTATAAAGTGCCTCCAGGAGAATACTATGATTTTAAACAAATCGAAAAGATATTTTTAGACGAGATGACAAAGTTTCAGGTTTCTGATGGCAGTTTCCGACTTTGGAAGGATGGATATGGCTCTCGGGGATACCCTTATTTAACTGCTTACGTCTTATATGGAATGTTACTCGGAAAAGAAAAAGGGAAACGCATCAACCAAGAGGCCTATCAGGCAGGCTTAAAGTATCTCAATGAATACATCAAAAATCCAACCGAAACAAAAAAGGCATCTTGGCAAACTATGGCATTGATTTATGAAGTATTAAGTCGAGATGGACAAAATGTAACTTTGATTGAAAAAACTCTATTGGACAATTTTACAGATCTGAACCTTAAATCCAAAGGTATTTTTTTACTTCGCTATGCAAAGAACCACAATTTGCAAAACAAAGAAACAGATGCCATCTTTGCAGGGAAATTCAAGGAATACGCTTCTAAATTTACTTGGGATAAAGATATGATAAAATTAAATTTAGAAGATAGGAATTTGTATGATTATTCATATTACAACACTGCTTCAACTTTGGCATATTACCTTCGTCTTTTGATCCAAATAGATACAAATAATCCAAAAATTCCTGATTTGGTGAAAGATATTCTTTTGTCAAAACAGGAGGCCTATTGGATGGATAGTCACAGTGTAGCAAATTTAGCCATTGCGTTGTCTGAATACAGAAATCGTTTTGAAGCTACAGATTCACAGACATCCGCATTAGTTGTATTAGCTGGAGACAAAATCATCCAAGAAAGTTTTTCTTCGAATTCAGATCGTTTGTTTAAACTTGACCTGCCATTTGAAAAAATAACAAACCAAGGTACTAGTAGCCAAAAACCACTGCAAATCAAAAGAACTTCAGATTTGGGTAGGATCTACTTCCAAACAAGAGTATTCTATACTCCATTGAAAGATAAGACACAAAAAAAAGAACAGGGTCTTAAAATTCAAAAGACTATTTATAAAATTAAAGGAAGAGACGACGATGGAAATCCGGTTTTAGAAGAAGCAAAAGGATTTACAAGAGGGAATATGTACCTCGTGGAACTTGTAGTCAATTCGGATGAGGTCCGTTCTTTTGTGATGATCACAGATCCTATACCGAGTTCTACAGAAGTCATCAATTCTTCCTTTCTTACAGAAAGCGCGGAAGTTGCCGAGGCAGTTGATGTCACGGAAGATAGTTGGTATGGTGGAAACCAAGAGTATAGAGATGATAGAGTGCTGTTTTCCAGAGATTATCTTCGGAAAGGAGAAACTAAATTTAGATACCTATTGCGGCCAGTTGCCAAAGGAAATGTTAGCATGCCAGCATCAAAGGCATTCATGATGTATCGACCAAATATTTTTGGAAATACTTCAACAATTAACTTAAAAAGTGAGTAA